ACTCATCTTTGCCCCTTCTTCCATCTCAACAGGATTTTGTCTTCTCTTCTTAGATGGCCTACCAACATGTTTTTCATACTGAGGTGGTCTCACTTCAATTCCGTTGACCTTTTGCCATGATCTTTCATCTCTACAAGGCATAATCTTTCCGCACCAATCTTCCAAAATTTGATAGTGTCATCTTGTCATCTGCCCTAAAAGTTTCAATGTAATATGCAGCTAAGAATTTAGCAGTGAATTGTTTGATGTCCCACTCTTTACTGCATGTGTGAGTGCCCACATAAGTTTTAACAACAAAATTTTTAGTCCTGCTATCAGGTGCTGCAAACAAATACCAAGGGCATCCTTCTACACAGTGAGCCCTCACTCTTTGCAAATCATtctttgcatattttatttcaactCTCTCTTGTATGATATAATTTTGAATTGCCCTCCTCAGCTCAACTACTGAAGAAAATGACATCCCTAAAGTGAAGTTTGGAGCTTGCATTTCTTCTGGTCTGAAAGCTCTCAGTTTgaccctcttctttttcttctttttcttcttattgtTATCTTCTGCATCTTCTTCTTTTGATTCTTCATCAACTACCTCTGGCTCATAATCACAGTCCGAGGCTGGCAGATCAAGCTCATCCGTGTCATAATCACTATCAAAATTTTccgccttcttctttcctttcacATCCTCATAATTTTCATCAACCCACTATGCGAAGAGATCATCATCATCCTTGTCGAATTCATTATCCGAGTCAACCAAATTGTCGCCATAATTGCTATCACTGTCATCCGAGTCATCCTTATCTTTATCTCCACTGCCTTTTGTATTGGGTGAGAAACAGTTTTGCAAATTTCCCTTGACTGCTTTGACCTTGCACCTTCGCCTACTATTTGGGCTGGCAGCATCATCACAAAATATTGGCACGTTTATCTCTGTTCGAGGGCTAAGAACCACTGGCAATGTTGGAGAGCCAATTACATAGATATCATCCGATAAATATTTTTGGTCCACATACAGTTGGAAATACTGAAATTTGGGAACAACGACACTCATCATCAGAGTATCAGCATCACTCTGAATTATGCGAAGCCCATCATGCAAATGTTTTCCAGGAAGTAACCAGTACAACTCCACCCTAGCTGGATCATGCCCAAGCTGCCCCACAAAATGATATATCCACAATGGAGACCAGGTTTCTACCTCACAACCATCAAAGTGATCAACCCGGCCATCGAAATATGCCTTGTTCATTCCAGAACCGCAAAACAGACCAGCGTGATTAATCTCTACAGAGAATCGCTCTTCCATCGGTCCTGTCAGTGAAAAATATTGAAATTTGTCACATAATTAACAGGGAATGATCTTGCACAAATACATATATCATGTATTTCCAAATTAACAAGTGTCCAGTATCAATATCGGTGTCATACCAACCATACTTTCAGAGTTTTTGTTCAAACTCTGAAGCAAAAGACAGTTAATAGCCGGCCGCCTGTACAACCATAGCAGTACAATCCAACCACGTAACCACTTGATAGCATAGATCGGACCAAAGGTCAAATATTCCAGAGATTGGGAAAGGATTTAGGCAAAGATTTAGAGGATTAGGGCTAGGGTCGCACCGTACACTGGTGGGGGATCGCCGGGGGCACGCCGCTGTGGGGCCATCCGTGCGAAGCACCCGCTCCGCCGGCCGCCTGCTTCCGGCGACCTCCGCCGGCCGCCGTCGGCCGCCTGCTTCTGGCGATGTCCACCGGCTGCCGCTGCGCCCCAGTCGCCTGTGACTTGTGCGTGTGCTAGAGAAGCAGAGAAAACACGGTGGGGGCACGATATGAGGCGATTTGATAATTTGCCACCCCTTACTTCCTCCTTTCATAATTTGCCACCCATTGTCTCAATGACGGACGGGCTCGAGCCCCACCTGTCATTCTCAGGGGGAGGGCAAATTATAAAAGGAGGAGGTAAGGAGTGGCAAATTATCAAATTTGCCCACAATATGAGGGTAAGAAATTCAGGGGGTATTGGAATGTACCCAGTGAAGCTGTTTTCCCAACGTGGCACTTCAATTGGGCGTGGCAAAGGTCAAATTGCCACGGATGCAGGTCAGGCTTGCTCCGGCGAGTTTAGGACCGGCGGTGGCACACTTTAGAAAGAAGTAGGACTTAGATATGCATTTTCATAGTTTTAGGACTAAAGTGACACACCTCAAATACTTTTAGGACCAGTGGTGGATTTTACTCTATTTTTTTAAAAAAGCTCAATGGAGCTCAAGCACCAAAATGTCGCACTCGCTGAGAGGATCTTTAGGTACACCTTTCGATCTGCATTAATTATCATTGATTTCGTGTTACATATTTAATTGTTGCAGATTATCCATCTTTGGTAATAACGTTAATAATAGCGGTAATCCACTTCTGAGCCCAGGCACAGCTGCACCCGCCCTGACGGGAAAAATCAAAAGAAAtgctagaaaaattcaaaaagttctattttttgtgtgtggtAGGAGTAGATAATTTGGTGCATGAGGTTGCTTTAATTTTCAAATGATTTGGACATTTGAGCAGCtcttgaaaaaaaaacaaatttgtggTATGTAAAAATGTATACCGTTCATGCATTATTTTGATTCGATTTGTCTTTCTTGCTGAGAGCTTCTCAGATGTTCAAACGACCTAAAATTTAGAGCGGACCTCACGTTATAAATtgtctaccatgcaaaaaaaattgaatttttttctaaattttttatgatttttttctgagcGGGTGCAGATGAGCAAACGCCGCAGACACCAATAACTAGCGACCAGTCTCTAGGAAGGGGAGGAGGGGCGATCAAACGAATTCGATCACCAGGGAGGCTTTTCCCAGCAAAGGAATCACCCCTTCACTGGACCATTCGTCAGGGGGAGGGCCAGGGCGACCCTTATTGGGTCAAAAGCCCAGTTTACTACTTTGTAAAAAATGTCATGCTGCTTTATAAAAATGTTCTGTGTTATTTGTTCCATTGTGAAAAAATACATAAAAATGCCACGTCAGTAAAAACAGAGAAAAGGCTTTGTGtaatttccgttaaaataggaaaAATGCTATGTTGCTTTGTGAAAAAGGCCAAGTTAATTTTTAAAAAGGCCATGCTACTTTACAAAATTGCCATGAATATAAAAATGTCATGTAGGTGATTCTTTTTTCCACGGCAAAAAAAATCGACATCCTATTACTAATAAAAATGCCATCCTAGATAATAAAAATGTTAAACTTTAAAACTGCCCTCCTCGGGATAAAATgccatgaacaaaaaaatacacataaATTTATAAATTGAGAGAATGCCATGCTCTTAAAAAACTATTGTCGTGCTACTTTATAGAACTGCCATCCTTTAGATAAAAAGTTTTATCTCGATAAGCCCCAAAACTAATTTTTTTCATGCCATTAAAAAAACCCATCCTCTTAATAATTAAAATGACATCCTATTATTCACAAAATTGCCATCCTATTGTTAATAAAAAAAATGTCATGCTTATAGTAGTAAAACTGTCGTGCCACTAAAAAATGCCATCTCTCAATAGTAAAAAATGTCACCTCTCGATAATAATAAATGCCATCCTATTATTGATAAAAATGCCATCTATTGTTAATAGAAATGCATTGCCCTTAGTGACAAAAGACAtcaattttctgcaaaacaaaatccCCAAGGCACAGACGACACTGACTCCACGACCAAGTCAGTGGCTCCCGCAGCCGCCGAACCATGCAAAGTTAAATATTGACGTGGCAGTTTCTAGGGATGGTACCTTTGGGGCAGTGAGCGCGATATGTAGAGATGAAGCGGGAGTTTTTCAAGGTGCATGTGCTGCTGTATTCGGAAGCTAGAGTGATCCCCAGACTCTGGAATCACTTGCGATCAGAGGCGCAAGCTATAGCTGATGATCTATATTTGACCATAATTTCGATTGCTTTGGATCGCAAGATGGCTGTAGACGCGATGAAGAATGGCACTGGAGCAAACTGTGGTGCTATTACTCATGAAATCATAGCCAGGGCTAGCAGTTTTATTTCTTGTGTAATTAGCCATGAGTTCAAAACCTCGAATGTGGCTCATAATCTCGCAAAGTATACATTAGCTTTAGAGTTTGGCCGTCATATCTGGTTAGGCCAACACGGTGATATTGTTTTTATTCATGTAACCATCATGGCATCGTAATAAAGCTTTGCGAGAttgtaaaaaaactaaaaaaataatcATTAATAAAAAAGCAATCCTCTTAAAAAATGCCATGCTATAAAAAATAAAACTGCCATGTGAGAAAATGAAGAACAATCAGGAGTTCGGTATTGGAATATATATGTGGCATTTTAAACACAAAATATTCACAAAGTCCCTCTCAGCCTAGCGGCGATGGGCGGTCAAGCTTGCAGACGGGGTCGTGGGGGTCGATCCCTTGCCTCGCGTTTTCTTTTAAAGAGCGTTCACCAGAAGCAGCTGAGCAGCGAACTACGCCAGCAATCCTCCATGGCGTCGGCTGTGCTCGGAGATTCATGCAACGGTAGGGAGACCGTTCGCTGGGGTTAGCCCCGTGACGAACTGTCGCCAGATAATACTCCTAGTTATTATAGTTTTTTGTTTAAGTTTGCACGACCTGCGCAGCTTGGGTACAAGGTGGAATTGAATTGTCTCCCGTGGGACTACAACGAATTTGCGGCAAAACTTGATGCTGGGCTCCGTGGAACCGCATGCGAGGCATCTCGTGACGCATACTGTTCCTTTCCGTGCATGGTGTCGTGCTGGACGGGCACAGCAAGAGTGACCACTGAGGCACTGACCACCTAATTTTGCTGCATGCATGCGCTCACTCACGTGGCCGGGGCCAATTGTCTCATCCGCTGGGTTGTCCATACCGCAATCGTTGGAGCCTACCAGTATTCCATACGTATTTACAAATAATGTTCATGACAATAGAGGAGTTGTCAGATGCTTGTTGCTGCTGACAACAACACAACCACGAACATTCTATTGGTATGAGCCAAGTTTTGATACGTAGTTAAACCAGATGATTGTGATCTGACGGCGAATTACTGCGCCTTCTGCTTTATGTACGCTTTAATTTGCCATGGAACAATGTCCGGGAAGAGGTGCCACGGGACAGTGGCATAATGCACAGCAAGAGACATATTCCTCCCTCCATGGGAGAATGCCAGAATGGGGTGGCGTCAATCTTTGATTCTCTTCTGCAATCTCTTCCCAAAGCGGACAGGAAAGGTAAAGCTGATGCTTTCCCCTGAATTAGCAACCCCacataaaaggaaaaggaaaagattcCCCTTATTGCACAATTGATTCAATCGCATTTGAAAATTTGTGCTCCCCTGACCTAACAGTGGTAATTAAGCACTGTACATCATAAAAAAATTAATAATACTAAACATACAAAGAGTTGCATGCAATTACACGCTGGCTAGAATTTTTTTCATCTACTAACCAATCACAAACTTGTCCCCCCCCCCTGATATTCAGGGGGTGGGCCGCCTCCCCACCTATTGACCAATCAAATTAACCATTTTTGTAAAAGCTTGTAACTCGTTTGTACATGTAGCATTACTCTAAAAAAAATAGTGGTAATTAAGCACATTATATGGTTATGTAAGAATGCTAAGTTACTAACCAGCAAGAGCAAGGTTCCAAACTTATGTGTACTATCCCTACATTACAACGCCAACGTACAAGAAACAATAGTGCTTCTAGTACTGTCTTGTGCAAATTTTGACCATCATTTTCTAACCCTGCACAGGCACAATTATGCTGCTCCATCAGTGTCTCTAGTCACGCGCACCACACCCAAATCAATCAAACGTTCTTCTCAGAAAGTTAGGAAGAGAAGAACTAAAACACGACAAGAAGAACAAAAGTGATCCAGAAAAGATGGCAAGCTGAAAACCTACTCACTGCTTTTTCCCTTTCATCTTCTTTTACTTCGAAAATTCTCATATCTTGTCTGTAATAAATAATAATTCCTACTAGGTAAGCACAAGAATAATGGATGTATGCAATGCGTGCCCACCAAAGAATCAACTACCTAGCTACAGTAACAAATCGACCCAGAAAGCCCGGTGTACACAGAAAGATTTCAGTTTCTTTGCAAGTTGCATTGTGTGGTGGTTTGAGAATTGGGTTTGGATGCATGGTGGTGTGTGTTGCTAGGGTGACCTCTTCTTGCGGAGGACGACCTCGGTGTCCAGGCCGAAGGCGTCGACCTTGGAGACCCTGACCACCTCCGACCGCCGGAAGAGCGCGAGCAGGCCGTGGACGTCGAGCAGGTCGTTGGCGGAGTACTTGTCCCCGCGGCGGTGCACCGCGACGTGCAGCACGGCGACGCCGCCCGGGCGCAGCGTGCGCTCGATCTCGGCGACGAAGCGGTCCGGGTAGAGCGCGTGGTCGAAGACGTTGGAGAACTCGAAGTCGAAGGCGGCGTCGGCGAAGGGCTGCGCGTGGAAGTCGCCCCTGACGACGAGCGGCGGCGCCGGGGCGAGGTCGATGCCGACGGCGTCGGAGACGCCGACGAGGCGCAGCGCGGCGACCTCCTGGCCGAGGCGCGCGCCGACGCAGAGCGCGCGGGAGGCGTTGGAGAGGAGGCCCTCGGCCTGGAGGGCCCGGAAGGCGCGCGCGAAGGCGTCGACCTTGCGGCGCCAGTCGCGGGTGgcccagacgcggcggaggcgcgGGTCGAGGGTCTTGTTGAGCTGGTGGCGCAGGTAGTCGTCGTAGGAGCGGAAGGCGGCGCCGCGGCGCATGCGGATGTGCGGGTtgggcggggaggcgcgggcggccgcggcgtcggggaggggaggggccgaggaggaggagtagccgtagaggaggaggagggagaggaaggggatcgagaggaggaggagcgggcggacgaggaggagggcgcggGGCTTGGCATCGGCGGGCATGGCGGCGACGGGGAGGGAGGGGGCGCGAGTTAATGTGGCGAGGCGGTGGGCGCGGGTTGGAGGCGGTGGTTTTGTTCTGTTGGATAGAACAAGAATTACGTGCGAGTTGGGGCGCGTGGGTCGGCCGGCCGCGGGCCTCTCGGTCGGATGGAATGACGACCTGTACGCCGCCACGTCGGAGACCGCCCCTCTATGGGGcaaaatttcatgttttgaccTTTTTTTATATCAATTCAGAatttgatttcggttgaaatcaattcAGGGTCCCTGACGACAGACTATCAACCTTACCGCCAGCATCCCTGGTGGTAGGGTGCGAGTAGTTATTTCGTCCGACCCCGTGCCCCTATCCATCtccccgcccctcctcctcccccgtcgGCAGTTTCTTCTTTCTCacctcgcccctctctccctctctcatctcctccactttCCCTCGATCTTCAtcgtttttgcggatcgagatggtcCCGAAGAGAGAAACATAAGCTCCTCTGATCCCTCCAAgtagtttttgcaaacttgcttccgATTCGACGCATTACTTGCTTGAAATCCCTCATATTTTTGTAGATTAGAATTTTTTCCACCTATGATTGTTTTAGCTTGATTGTAGTtctagttcttagttctttagtaactagtggtattgaatatgaactctaatcaatagttcatatgttagtgtgaagatgaaccctagttcataattttttttgctAAAAAATTATGATGTAATGCATGTGGGGACTTGTTTTGttttatgatgcatgttgatacgatgatatgaagatgttgtttggagAAAATACATTCAAGATAAActctatttcaaaaaaaattgttaaaaaaatgaagatatgatgcatgttggaggattttattttgatatgatgcatgttgatatgatgtgatccatcatgtgtagtagatgttgATGGAGGAATATGtttaagatgaaccctagttcatgtaattaagaaattttattttttgtttatgtATGCCTATGCGTATGATGCTTTTCtttatgaaattttattaaggcgggcacctcttgcggacaacatcggccCACGGTACTCCATGCTTGACTACgcattcgacaagggtcatcgtgcccgttTCATAGAGAACGGAGTGGTAAGTAATATGAAGGAAATATTGATCAAAATTTTCGGATTGATGAAAATAAGTTCCTAACTTTTGCAGTCCACTTTTTGACAGATGCTCCAGCCACTCCGCATGAGGGGTCACGGGGTTGCCGGGAATATGGACTACGACGAGCGCTACGCGCCGTACTTCAAGAGAGCCCGACTGTTGGGTTTCGTGTTGTAGTTCAAGCATCAGCCACCGACGCTCGTCCACGCAGCTCTGACAGCTTTGATTGACCAGTGGCgaccggagacccattctttccatctcccatgcggggagatgacggtgaccctAGAGGATTGGTCGACGATTACTACCATGCCGATTGAGGGTCAAGCACTCAccgggctgaaggaaatatgccctagaggcaataataaagttgttatttatatttccttatatcatgataaatgtttattattcatgctagaattgtattaaccggaaacttagtacatgtgtgaatacatagacaaacagagtgtcactagtatgcctctacttaactagctcattaatcaaagatggttaagtttcctaaccatatacatgagttttcatttgatgaacgggatcacatcaatagagaatgatgtgattgacttgacccatccgttagcttagcactatgatcgtttagtttattgttattgcttttgttggggaacgtagcataaattcaaaattttcctacgtgtcaccaagatctatctatggagtcatctagcaacgagggaggagtggatctacatacccttgtagatcgcgtgcggaagcgttcaagagaacggggttgatggagtcgtactcgtcgtgatccaaatcaccgatgatcctagcgccgaacggacggcacctccgcgttcaacacacgtacgaagcagcaacgtctcctccttcttgatccagcaaggggggaggagaggttgatggagatccagcagcacgacggcgtggtggtggaagtagcaggattccaacagggcttcgccaagcgctgcgggaggagggagatgtgtcatgggagggagagggaggcgccagggcttagggttggtgctgccctccctttcccccactatatatagggccaagggagagggggggggggcgcagccttggcccttcctccaaggaagggtgcggccagggaggagtccctcctcgccaaggcacctcggagg
The sequence above is drawn from the Triticum aestivum cultivar Chinese Spring chromosome 7A, IWGSC CS RefSeq v2.1, whole genome shotgun sequence genome and encodes:
- the LOC123147507 gene encoding uncharacterized protein isoform X1, yielding MAPQRRAPGDPPPVYGPMEERFSVEINHAGLFCGSGMNKAYFDGRVDHFDGCEVETWSPLWIYHFVGQLGHDPARVELYWLLPGKHLHDGLRIIQSDADTLMMSVVVPKFQYFQLYVDQKYLSDDIYVIGSPTLPVVLSPRTEINVPIFCDDAASPNSRRRCKVKAVKGNLQNCFSPNTKGSGDKDKDDSDDSDSNYGDNLVDSDNEFDKDDDDLFA
- the LOC123151019 gene encoding uncharacterized protein, whose amino-acid sequence is MPADAKPRALLLVRPLLLLSIPFLSLLLLYGYSSSSAPPLPDAAAARASPPNPHIRMRRGAAFRSYDDYLRHQLNKTLDPRLRRVWATRDWRRKVDAFARAFRALQAEGLLSNASRALCVGARLGQEVAALRLVGVSDAVGIDLAPAPPLVVRGDFHAQPFADAAFDFEFSNVFDHALYPDRFVAEIERTLRPGGVAVLHVAVHRRGDKYSANDLLDVHGLLALFRRSEVVRVSKVDAFGLDTEVVLRKKRSP